The Lewinellaceae bacterium genome has a segment encoding these proteins:
- a CDS encoding DUF4295 family protein has product MAKVSKNARVADRKANANSGRDFVKVVKSVKDEKTGKYSYKEVMVHKDEVKDFLTKK; this is encoded by the coding sequence ATGGCTAAAGTATCAAAGAACGCGAGAGTAGCAGATCGTAAAGCAAACGCCAATTCAGGCCGTGACTTCGTTAAAGTTGTTAAGAGCGTTAAGGATGAAAAAACCGGAAAATACTCTTACAAAGAAGTAATGGTACACAAAGATGAAGTGAAAGACTTCCTCACTAAAAAATAA
- the rpmG gene encoding 50S ribosomal protein L33, which yields MAKKSKGNRQQIILECTEHKTSGMPGTSRYVTQKNRKNTPDRMELKKFNAILKRVTVHREIK from the coding sequence ATGGCTAAGAAGAGCAAAGGAAATCGTCAGCAGATTATTTTAGAGTGTACAGAACATAAAACTTCAGGTATGCCTGGAACTTCACGTTATGTGACTCAAAAAAATCGTAAGAATACTCCTGACAGAATGGAGTTGAAAAAATTCAATGCGATCCTGAAAAGAGTAACCGTTCACAGAGAAATTAAATAA
- the rpmB gene encoding 50S ribosomal protein L28, translating into MSKVCQLTGKRPITGNNVSHSNRKTKRRFLPNIQKKRYFVPETGEWITLKLSAKAMRNINKLGVFAYIKKLERKGVETGVKL; encoded by the coding sequence ATGTCAAAGGTTTGTCAATTAACAGGGAAACGCCCGATTACCGGAAATAACGTTTCTCACTCGAATAGAAAAACTAAGCGTCGTTTTCTTCCTAACATTCAGAAGAAGCGTTATTTCGTTCCTGAAACGGGAGAATGGATTACCCTCAAATTGAGCGCTAAAGCAATGCGTAATATCAATAAGCTGGGCGTTTTCGCTTACATAAAAAAATTAGAACGCAAAGGTGTCGAAACCGGCGTTAAATTGTAA